A single genomic interval of Camelus bactrianus isolate YW-2024 breed Bactrian camel chromosome 15, ASM4877302v1, whole genome shotgun sequence harbors:
- the VAX2 gene encoding ventral anterior homeobox 2 produces the protein MGDGGAERDRGPSRRESRGGRGGDRGGAEDSSANASGRSPKEIAGTSASSPAGSRESGADSDGQPGPGEADHCRRILVRDAKGTIREIVLPKGLDLDRPKRTRTSFTAEQLYRLEMEFQRCQYVVGRERTELARQLNLSETQVKVWFQNRRTKQKKDQSRDLEKRASSSASKAFATSNILRLLEQGRLLTVPGAPSLLALTPGPPGLPAGHRGTSLGDPRNSSPHLNPLNSASASPPLPPPPPALCFSTAPLLDLPAGYELGSSAFEPYSRLDPRVGSPGGGGGGGKKANA, from the exons ATGGGCGATGGGGGCGCCGAGCGCGACCGAGGCCCCTCACGCCGGGAGTCTCGGGGCGGGCGCGGCGGAGACCGCGGCGGAGCTGAGGACTCGAGCGCTAACGCCAGCGGCCGCAGCCCAAAGGAAATTGCTGGGACCTCCGCCTCCAGCCCCGCGGGCTCGAGGGAGAGCGGCGCCGACAGCGACGGGCAGCCCGGGCCCGGCGAGGCAGACCACTGCCGCCGCATCCTGGTGCGAG ACGCCAAAGGAACCATCCGGGAGATTGTCCTGCCCAAGGGCCTGGACCTGGACCGGCCCAAGCGGACCCGCACATCCTTCACAGCTGAGCAGCTGTACCGCCTGGAGATGGAGTTTCAGCGCTGCCAGTACGTGGTGGGCCGTGAGCGCACTGAGCTGGCCCGACAGCTGAACCTCTCAGAAACTCAG GTGAAGGTCTGGTTCCAGAACCGGCGCACCAAGCAGAAGAAAGACCAGAGCAGAGACCTGGAGAAGCGGGCGTCCTCCTCGGCCTCCAAGGCCTTCGCCACCTCCAACATCCTGCGGCTGCTGGAGCAGGGCCGGCTGCTGACCGTGCCCGGGGCCCCCAGCCTCCTGGCGCTGACCCCCGGCCCGCCGGGCCTGCCTGCCGGCCACAGGGGCACCTCCTTGGGTGACCCCAGGAACTCGTCCCCGCACCTCAACCCGCTGAACTCGGCCTCGGCGTCCCCCCCgctgccgcccccgccgccgGCCCTCTGCTTTTCCACCGCGCCGCTCCTGGACCTGCCCGCCGGCTACGAACTGGGCTCCTCGGCCTTCGAGCCCTACAGCCGGCTGGATCCGAGAGTAGGCagccccggcggcggcggcggcggcggcaagaAGGCCAACGCTTAA